The Chryseobacterium indologenes genomic sequence AAGAAAAAAGGATTGAAATTCGATGCCGTATATGATGAAGGCGGATTGATAATGAGAAAAGGCAATGTAGCGGGAATAGATACTGATGTTGCGGTAGTAGGCTGTGCAGAAAAAGGCTTCCTTTCCGCAAAAATTAAAGTTAAAGGATTGGGAGGGCATTCATCCATGCCTCCTATGGAAAGCGCCATCGGAAAAGCAGCTGTCATCATGCAGCGCCTTGAGGATGATCAGATGAAACCGGAGATCACTCCGTTAATCAAAGAATTTTTTAATAATATCGGTGGTGAAATGCCATTTACAACAAGGCTTGCATTAGCCAATCAGTGGCTTTTAAAACCGTTACTGATCTCACAGTTAACCAAAAATAATACAACCAATGCTTTGGTAAGAACAACAACCGCTTTAACGATGATGAAGGGCAGCGACGGAACCAATGTTCTTTCTCCAGAGGTGGAATTTGTAGTCAATTTCAGACTTCTTCCCGGAAACAGTGTAAAGGATGTCAGAGATCATATTGCCAGAGCAACCAAGGGCTTTGAGGTGGAAGTTGAAGAAATTGATAATACCAGGGAAGCATCCGCCATATCCCCAACCAATACAAAAGCATTTAAACTAATAGAAGCAGGCGTCAGAGAAATACATCCGGGAGCAATTGTGACTCCTTATCTTACGATGGCAGGTACAGATGCAGGAAAGTATGAGATTGTCAGCAAAAATGTATACCGATTTATGCCCATCAAAATCAACAGTGCAGAACAGCAGAGTATCCACAGTACCAACGAATA encodes the following:
- a CDS encoding M20/M25/M40 family metallo-hydrolase — translated: MKKFLLILLGIIVILAAIVLVKTYTYPFKKNNTGTGEGWKPVKNDSAVMHLSGGIKIPTVSTGSLGEFNYEPFARFKEYLKTSYPLVFQYTENVEVNQYGLVFRLKGSNQSLEPILFLSHMDVVPPGDADIKNKEENIFRPDDQPSEPVSTVAEDWDFAPFSGVVANGRIYGRGAIDMKGMLFSLMESMNSLIKNKQIPQRDIYLAFGFDEEVGGQKGAIQIADYFKKKGLKFDAVYDEGGLIMRKGNVAGIDTDVAVVGCAEKGFLSAKIKVKGLGGHSSMPPMESAIGKAAVIMQRLEDDQMKPEITPLIKEFFNNIGGEMPFTTRLALANQWLLKPLLISQLTKNNTTNALVRTTTALTMMKGSDGTNVLSPEVEFVVNFRLLPGNSVKDVRDHIARATKGFEVEVEEIDNTREASAISPTNTKAFKLIEAGVREIHPGAIVTPYLTMAGTDAGKYEIVSKNVYRFMPIKINSAEQQSIHSTNEYLSIENYLKMIHYFEYVMKNYDK